Proteins from a genomic interval of Zingiber officinale cultivar Zhangliang chromosome 2A, Zo_v1.1, whole genome shotgun sequence:
- the LOC122044140 gene encoding BRI1 kinase inhibitor 1-like: MEIEDKATPPPPPPPPPPPSSATASPSHDFSFTISFQTLSSPATLTGTASKPPSASSAAFDLAPADDIFLHGQLLPLHLLSHPGSPPRASDISLDNFTYPLGHTDSDRVLNYFDPSKPAKEESRATKPTSVFASFFGLARLRKRNEKEAAEEVPTARTKRKRKGLDVSRLLRKYASLVELLFFFRTGERERRRRDDDLRRRPCSFSGHSNLNHKAAAAAAAAAQGEWWRRRKGQMSAPASMRTSPTNSGLLSASSMTISSASTSDSSTMEELQSAIQAAIAHCKNSIAVAAKQKTGET, encoded by the coding sequence ATGGAAATAGAAGATAAGGCCACGCCACCGCCACCGCCACCGCCACCGCCACCGCCATCCTCGGCGACCGCCTCCCCCTCTCACGACTTCTCCTTCACCATCTCCTTCCAAACTCTCAGCTCGCCGGCCACCCTCACGGGCACTGCCTCCAAGCCGCCCTCTGCCTCCTCTGCCGCTTTCGACTTAGCCCCCGCCGATGATATCTTCCTCCATGGCCAGCTCCTCCCTCTCCACCTCCTCTCCCACCCCGGTAGTCCCCCGCGCGCCTCCGACATCTCGTTGGATAACTTCACCTATCCCCTCGGGCACACCGACAGCGACCGCGTCCTCAACTACTTCGACCCCAGCAAGCCCGCCAAGGAGGAGAGCAGAGCCACGAAGCCGACGTCGGTGTTCGCGTCCTTCTTCGGCCTCGCGAGGCTGAGGAAGCGGAACGAGAAAGAGGCGGCGGAGGAAGTGCCGACTGCGAGAACgaagaggaaaaggaaggggcTCGACGTGAGCAGGTTGCTTCGGAAGTACGCGAGCCTGGTGGAGCTCCTGTTCTTCTTCAGGACAGGGGAGAGAGAGCGGCGACGCCGCGACGACGACCTGCGACGGCGTCCGTGCTCCTTTTCGGGGCACTCGAATCTGAACCATAAGGCggctgcggcggcggcggcggcggcgcagGGAGAGTGGTGGCGGCGGAGGAAGGGACAGATGTCGGCGCCGGCATCGATGAGGACGTCGCCGACCAACAGCGGCCTCCTCTCGGCCTCTTCGATGACCATCTCCTCGGCCTCCACGTCGGACAGCAGCACGATGGAGGAGCTGCAGAGCGCGATCCAGGCGGCGATCGCGCACTGCAAGAATTCCATCGCCGTCGCCGCGAAGCAGAAAACCGGCGAGACGTGA